In Rhipicephalus microplus isolate Deutch F79 chromosome 7, USDA_Rmic, whole genome shotgun sequence, one genomic interval encodes:
- the LOC119179820 gene encoding uncharacterized protein LOC119179820 — protein sequence MANNGASGMVRVKLDLRCVLPHRGPHNLVWIIADRSKTPTIGHFARLVQSKYGVPKSAELYLDDALLPHGEPIAMLNDKDTVRVVGAIKQQSPSSSLEPIANAEPSSVTDERIKTEIKQEDPGSSSSVHVACPIAIKLESSDSDSSGEGGMELSQVTHQPIKRKVKWQNPSSGGSIDVAAAVHIPPSDLDSHTGRRRSCLHTPPSDMPPAPAREPPCVVYLTASTKEASVKLECQPLSRNGHDPQVPDAIRGTPSLP from the exons ATGGCTAACAACGGCGCTTCGGGCATGGTCAGAGTTAAACTGGACTTGCGGTGCGTCCTACCGCATCGGGGACCGCACAATTTGGTGTGGATCATCGCCGACAGATCGAAGACCCCGACGATTGGGCATTTCGCGCGATTGGTGCAATCGAAGTACGGCGTCCCCAAGAGTGCCGAACTCTACCTGGACGACGCTCTGCTGCCGCATGGAGAACCGATTGCCATGTTGAATGACAAAGACACCGTGAG AGTTGTTGGAGCTATCAAACAACAGTCCCCAAGTTCCAGTTTAGAACCCATTGCCAATGCAGAACCATCGTCAGTGACTGATGAACGAATTAAGACAGAGATCAAGCAGGAAGATCCAGGGAGCAGTAGTAGTGTTCACGTTGCCTGCCCCATTGCCATCAAGTTAGAATCATCGGATTCAGATTCCAGCGGCGAAGGCGGTATGGAACTGTCACAAGTGACCCATCAGCCTATTAAGAGAAAGGTCAAGTGGCAAAATCCAAGCAGCGGTGGCAGCATCGATGTTGCAGCGGCCGTCCATATACCACCGTCGGATTTAGATTCCCACACAGGTCGACGGCGTTCGTGTTTGCACACCCCGCCTTCGGACATGCCACCGGCTCCTGCTAGAGAACCACCTTGCGTAGTGTACTTGACTGCGTCCACTAAGGAAGCCTCTGTGAAGTTGGAGTGCCA